In the genome of Rhodoferax sp. BAB1, one region contains:
- the tal gene encoding transaldolase, whose product MNQLEALRQFTTVVADTGDFHQLAAVRPQDATTNPSLILKAVQKPEYRPLLQETVDRFRGRALDEIVDRLLVRFGCEILALIPGRVSTEVDARLSFDTQATVTRAERIIEFYQALSIPVDRVLIKIAATWEGIQAAAQLEKRGIHTNLTLLFSFSQAVACGQARVQLISPFVGRIYDWYKKSAGSSWDEAANSGANDPGVKSVRAIYNHYKRHGIATEVMGASFRNTGQIVALAGCDLLTIAPELLAQLAGSEAPVQRALEPEAARALDLPAVQYDEAGFRYALNEDAMATEKLAEGIRAFAVDTLKLEQLIRSA is encoded by the coding sequence ATGAACCAGCTCGAAGCACTACGCCAGTTCACCACCGTGGTGGCCGACACCGGGGACTTTCACCAGCTGGCCGCTGTCCGGCCGCAGGATGCGACCACCAATCCCTCCCTCATTCTCAAGGCGGTGCAGAAGCCGGAGTACCGGCCGCTGCTGCAGGAGACCGTGGATCGGTTCCGAGGCCGTGCGCTGGACGAGATCGTGGACCGGCTGCTGGTGCGTTTCGGTTGCGAGATCCTGGCGTTGATCCCGGGGCGCGTTTCCACCGAGGTCGATGCCCGTCTGAGCTTTGACACCCAGGCCACGGTGACGCGTGCCGAGCGCATCATCGAGTTCTACCAGGCGCTGAGCATCCCGGTCGACCGGGTGCTGATCAAGATCGCCGCCACCTGGGAGGGCATCCAGGCGGCGGCGCAGCTGGAGAAGCGCGGCATCCATACCAATCTCACGCTGCTGTTTTCTTTTTCCCAGGCGGTGGCCTGCGGGCAGGCCAGGGTGCAATTGATCTCGCCTTTCGTGGGGCGCATCTATGACTGGTACAAGAAGAGCGCGGGCAGCAGCTGGGACGAAGCGGCCAACAGCGGCGCGAACGACCCGGGCGTGAAATCCGTGCGCGCCATCTACAACCACTACAAACGCCACGGCATCGCCACCGAGGTCATGGGCGCGAGTTTTCGCAACACGGGCCAGATCGTGGCGCTGGCGGGGTGTGACCTGCTGACCATCGCGCCAGAACTGCTGGCCCAGCTGGCGGGCAGCGAGGCGCCGGTGCAGCGGGCGCTGGAGCCGGAAGCCGCGCGTGCCCTGGACCTGCCGGCCGTGCAGTATGACGAGGCGGGCTTCCGTTATGCGCTCAACGAAGACGCCATGGCCACCGAGAAGCTGGCCGAGGGCATCCGCGCCTTTGCGGTCGACACGCTCAAGCTCGAGCAACTGATACGCTCTGCCTGA
- a CDS encoding sialidase family protein, which yields MAVDLWWCGGALPAAQAVRPVAGAPAPALLALKAAGRIPMPPNTPAAHASSLLAMPAGHAAAVQAYWFAGSRESGADVQIAFSQFERATQQWTPATYVVNRHAAAAQLGHGLRRIGNPVAWRDGQGRTHLFVVATGLGGWAAGRILHLRQDAAQQPFVPLRTLPLSWLWNTSHLVRAMPLPLADGGMVLPVYFEIGVKYPVALRFDAAGEFRGLTRMSQRRDLLQPTLLARSETEWLALLRDNRTDRKLRAVQTSDGGRSWLDLPDPGPANPDAAVAGLALRPELMFLAHNPRAESRAQLVLSQSRDGLEWTVLETLAQAPAGSEMSYPSMAWADDSLWVSYTEQRQAIAWQRYIFVPVAP from the coding sequence ATGGCCGTGGATCTGTGGTGGTGCGGGGGGGCATTGCCAGCGGCACAAGCCGTCCGGCCGGTGGCGGGCGCACCGGCACCGGCGCTGCTGGCCCTGAAGGCGGCCGGCCGTATTCCCATGCCGCCGAACACGCCCGCAGCCCATGCCAGCTCCTTGCTGGCCATGCCGGCGGGCCATGCGGCGGCCGTGCAGGCCTACTGGTTTGCCGGTTCCCGCGAAAGCGGGGCGGACGTACAGATTGCCTTTTCCCAGTTCGAGCGCGCCACCCAGCAGTGGACTCCGGCCACTTATGTGGTGAATCGGCACGCTGCCGCCGCGCAATTGGGCCATGGCCTGCGGCGCATCGGTAACCCGGTGGCCTGGCGCGATGGCCAGGGGCGTACCCATCTGTTTGTGGTGGCCACGGGCCTGGGCGGCTGGGCGGCCGGGCGTATCCTGCATTTGCGCCAGGACGCTGCGCAACAGCCTTTTGTGCCGCTGCGCACCTTGCCCCTGTCCTGGCTTTGGAACACCAGCCACCTGGTGCGCGCCATGCCCTTGCCGCTGGCTGATGGCGGCATGGTCCTGCCGGTGTATTTCGAAATCGGTGTGAAGTACCCCGTGGCCCTGCGCTTTGATGCGGCCGGTGAGTTTCGCGGTTTGACGCGCATGTCGCAGCGCCGCGACCTGCTGCAACCCACCTTGCTCGCACGCAGCGAGACCGAATGGCTGGCCCTGCTGCGCGACAACCGCACGGACCGAAAGCTGCGCGCGGTGCAGACTAGCGACGGCGGGCGCAGCTGGTTGGACCTGCCCGACCCCGGACCCGCCAACCCCGACGCTGCCGTGGCGGGCCTGGCGCTGCGGCCTGAGCTGATGTTCCTGGCGCATAACCCGCGCGCCGAATCCCGGGCGCAACTGGTGTTGAGCCAGTCGCGCGATGGCCTGGAGTGGACGGTGCTGGAAACGCTGGCACAGGCCCCGGCGGGCAGCGAGATGTCCTACCCCTCCATGGCCTGGGCCGACGATAGCCTATGGGTCAGTTACACCGAGCAACGCCAGGCGATTGCCTGGCAGCGCTACATTTTTGTGCCGGTGGCACCCTAG
- the groES gene encoding co-chaperone GroES, producing MKLRPLADRVIVKRVENETKTASGIVIPDSAAEKPDQGEVLAVGPGRKNDKGEIIAMNVKVGDRVLFGKYSGQTVKVGGDELLVMKEEDLFAVVEK from the coding sequence ATGAAACTGCGTCCTCTGGCCGATCGCGTGATTGTCAAGCGCGTTGAAAACGAAACCAAGACCGCCTCCGGCATCGTCATCCCCGACAGCGCCGCCGAGAAGCCGGACCAGGGCGAAGTCCTGGCTGTGGGCCCCGGCCGCAAGAACGACAAGGGCGAGATCATCGCCATGAACGTCAAGGTCGGCGACCGCGTCCTGTTCGGCAAGTACAGCGGCCAGACCGTCAAGGTCGGCGGCGACGAACTGCTGGTCATGAAGGAAGAAGACCTGTTTGCTGTTGTCGAGAAGTAA
- the pgi gene encoding glucose-6-phosphate isomerase, with translation MTRMRCDRTPAWTALRALYETQGRSLDLRQAFAADEGRFERLSLQAPHVFADLSKNLIQAAIQAQLTELARQCGTEQHREAMFRGEPVNSTEDRAAMHFLLRHPGGATAPQLTPYVQGELSEVHQVLNAMLAYAQAVREDAAITDVVNIGIGGSDLGPQMAVLALDEFVDHGKRYHFVSSVDGHELSGVLRQVRPESTLFLVASKSFTTLETMTNARSAKAWFEAQGGRNIARHFCALTSNVQAAAEFGISTTFGFWDWVGGRYSMWSAIGLPIAIAIGPQRFRELLAGAHAMDEHFRTAALEHNLPVQLALLDVWYRNFHGFGSRSVAPYHSGLRRMQAYLQQLEMESNGKRVDETGQALPYATSAVIWGEPAANGQHAYFQMLHQGSDVIPVEFIAVKKVAHDLSEHHHKLLANGLAQAQALMLGQQDAGGHRHMPGNRPSTFLVLEELTPASLGALISLYEHRVFVAGSLWGINSFDQWGVELGKVLAQAIEPRLASGDTTGLDASTAGLLKRLRS, from the coding sequence ATGACACGCATGCGATGTGACCGCACGCCGGCCTGGACGGCCTTGCGGGCGCTGTACGAGACGCAGGGGCGATCCCTGGACCTGCGCCAGGCTTTTGCTGCGGACGAGGGCCGCTTCGAGCGCCTGAGCCTGCAGGCGCCGCATGTGTTCGCCGACCTGTCCAAGAACCTGATCCAGGCCGCGATCCAGGCCCAGCTGACCGAGCTGGCCCGCCAGTGCGGGACGGAGCAGCACCGTGAAGCCATGTTCCGTGGCGAGCCTGTCAACAGCACGGAGGACCGGGCCGCCATGCACTTCCTGCTGCGCCATCCCGGCGGCGCCACTGCCCCTCAGCTGACGCCGTACGTACAAGGCGAGTTAAGCGAAGTGCACCAGGTGCTTAATGCCATGCTGGCTTATGCCCAGGCGGTGCGTGAGGATGCGGCCATCACCGACGTGGTGAACATCGGCATCGGGGGCTCCGACCTGGGGCCCCAGATGGCGGTGCTGGCACTGGACGAATTCGTCGACCATGGCAAGCGTTACCACTTTGTCTCCAGCGTGGACGGCCATGAACTCAGCGGTGTGTTGCGCCAGGTGCGGCCCGAGAGCACGCTGTTCCTGGTGGCGTCCAAGTCCTTCACCACGCTGGAGACCATGACCAACGCCCGCTCGGCCAAGGCCTGGTTCGAGGCGCAAGGCGGGCGCAACATCGCGCGCCATTTCTGCGCGTTGACCAGCAATGTGCAAGCAGCGGCCGAATTCGGCATCAGCACCACCTTCGGTTTCTGGGACTGGGTGGGCGGACGTTATTCCATGTGGTCGGCCATCGGTCTGCCGATCGCCATCGCCATCGGTCCGCAGCGTTTTCGTGAGTTGCTGGCCGGTGCCCACGCCATGGACGAGCATTTCCGCACGGCAGCGCTGGAACACAACCTGCCGGTGCAGCTGGCCCTGCTCGACGTCTGGTACCGCAACTTCCACGGCTTCGGCAGCCGCAGTGTGGCGCCGTACCACAGCGGCCTGCGCCGCATGCAGGCCTACCTGCAGCAGCTGGAGATGGAGAGCAATGGCAAGCGTGTCGATGAGACCGGGCAGGCCCTGCCCTATGCCACTTCAGCGGTGATCTGGGGTGAGCCGGCCGCCAACGGCCAGCACGCCTATTTCCAGATGCTGCACCAGGGCAGCGATGTGATTCCGGTGGAGTTCATCGCCGTGAAGAAGGTGGCGCACGATTTGTCGGAGCACCATCACAAGCTGCTGGCCAATGGCCTGGCCCAGGCGCAGGCCCTGATGCTGGGGCAGCAGGATGCCGGCGGCCACCGCCACATGCCGGGCAACCGGCCCAGTACCTTCCTGGTGTTGGAGGAACTCACGCCGGCCAGTCTGGGGGCGCTGATCTCCTTGTATGAGCACCGCGTGTTCGTGGCCGGCTCGCTCTGGGGCATCAACAGCTTCGACCAGTGGGGCGTGGAACTCGGCAAGGTGCTGGCCCAGGCCATCGAGCCGCGCCTGGCCAGCGGCGACACCACCGGCCTGGACGCATCGACGGCGGGTCTGCTCAAACGCCTGCGCAGCTAG
- the groL gene encoding chaperonin GroEL (60 kDa chaperone family; promotes refolding of misfolded polypeptides especially under stressful conditions; forms two stacked rings of heptamers to form a barrel-shaped 14mer; ends can be capped by GroES; misfolded proteins enter the barrel where they are refolded when GroES binds), whose translation MAAKDVIFGGEARARMVEGVNILANAVKVTLGPKGRNVVLERSFGAPTVTKDGVSVAKEIELKDKLQNMGAQMVKEVASKTSDNAGDGTTTATVLAQAIVREGMKYVAAGMNPMDLKRGIDKAVTALIEQLKKASKPTTTSKEIAQVGSISANSDVSIGEIIANAMDKVGKEGVITVEDGKSLQNELDVVEGMQFDRGYLSPYFINNPEKQAALLDNPFVLLYDKKVSNIRDLLPTLEQVAKAGRPLLIIAEDVEGEALATLVVNTIRGILKVVAVKAPGFGDRRKAMLEDIAILTGGKVIAEEVGLTLEKVTLADLGQAKRIEVGKENTIIIDGNGAAADIEARVKQVRVQIEEATSDYDREKLQERVAKLAGGVAVIKVGAATEVEMKEKKARVEDALHATRAAVEEGIVAGGGVALLRARQAAGTIKGDNADQDAGIKLVLKAIEAPLREIVYNAGGEPSVVVNAVLNGKGNYGFNAANDTYGDMIEMGILDPTKVTRTALQNAASVASLMLTTECMVSESPKDEGAAGGGMPGGMGGMGGMGDMGM comes from the coding sequence ATGGCAGCTAAAGACGTAATTTTCGGCGGTGAAGCACGTGCCCGCATGGTCGAAGGCGTGAACATCCTGGCCAACGCGGTCAAGGTAACCCTGGGCCCCAAGGGCCGTAACGTGGTGCTCGAGCGCTCTTTCGGCGCCCCCACCGTGACCAAGGACGGTGTGTCCGTGGCCAAGGAAATCGAACTGAAGGACAAGCTGCAGAACATGGGCGCGCAGATGGTCAAGGAAGTTGCTTCCAAGACCAGCGACAACGCCGGTGACGGCACCACCACCGCCACCGTGCTGGCCCAGGCCATCGTGCGCGAAGGCATGAAGTACGTGGCCGCCGGCATGAACCCCATGGACCTGAAGCGCGGCATCGACAAGGCCGTGACGGCCCTGATCGAGCAGCTGAAGAAGGCTTCCAAGCCCACCACCACCTCCAAGGAGATCGCCCAGGTCGGCTCCATCTCCGCCAACAGCGACGTCAGCATCGGCGAGATCATCGCCAATGCCATGGACAAGGTCGGCAAGGAAGGCGTGATCACCGTGGAAGACGGCAAGTCCCTGCAGAACGAACTCGACGTCGTCGAGGGCATGCAGTTCGACCGTGGTTACCTGTCGCCCTACTTCATCAACAACCCCGAGAAGCAGGCCGCCCTGCTGGACAACCCCTTCGTGCTGCTGTACGACAAGAAGGTGTCCAACATCCGTGACCTGCTGCCCACGCTGGAGCAGGTTGCCAAGGCCGGCCGGCCGCTGCTGATCATTGCCGAGGACGTCGAGGGCGAAGCCCTGGCGACTCTGGTGGTCAACACCATCCGCGGCATCCTGAAGGTCGTGGCCGTCAAGGCTCCGGGCTTCGGCGACCGTCGCAAGGCCATGCTGGAAGACATCGCCATCCTGACCGGCGGCAAGGTCATCGCTGAAGAAGTGGGCCTGACCCTCGAGAAGGTGACCCTGGCCGATCTGGGCCAGGCCAAGCGCATCGAGGTGGGCAAGGAAAACACCATCATCATCGACGGCAACGGCGCTGCCGCTGACATCGAAGCCCGCGTCAAGCAAGTGCGCGTGCAAATCGAAGAAGCCACCAGCGACTACGACCGCGAGAAGCTGCAAGAGCGCGTGGCCAAGCTGGCCGGCGGTGTGGCCGTGATCAAGGTCGGCGCAGCCACCGAAGTCGAGATGAAGGAAAAGAAGGCCCGCGTGGAAGACGCCCTGCACGCCACCCGCGCTGCCGTGGAAGAAGGCATCGTGGCCGGTGGTGGCGTGGCCCTGCTGCGCGCCCGTCAGGCTGCTGGCACCATCAAGGGTGACAACGCCGACCAGGACGCCGGCATCAAGCTGGTGCTCAAGGCCATCGAAGCGCCCCTGCGCGAGATCGTCTACAACGCCGGCGGCGAGCCGAGCGTGGTCGTGAACGCCGTGCTGAATGGCAAGGGCAACTACGGCTTCAACGCCGCCAACGACACCTACGGCGACATGATCGAGATGGGCATTCTGGACCCGACCAAGGTGACCCGCACCGCCCTGCAGAACGCTGCCTCGGTCGCGTCTCTGATGCTGACCACCGAATGCATGGTGTCCGAGTCCCCGAAGGACGAGGGCGCTGCCGGCGGCGGCATGCCGGGCGGCATGGGTGGTATGGGCGGCATGGGCGACATGGGCATGTAA